A portion of the Desulfomonilia bacterium genome contains these proteins:
- a CDS encoding Ig-like domain-containing protein, producing the protein MKTGKLYYPWLLFLMLFFMTACLKVTGITPAKASENVSRNAEIIVLFNIAPDPLTINRDTFVVKDDSGNVVDGEIECDGKKIKFKPASPLIYATRYDLAIKTVVRNKTGLSLGTDFKSSFTTEAPAGLNVIATSPADNEMNVKRDTAVKIYFDSKLDSSSISSGSVNIKNRIGKTVKVKSVLVRGNCLTMEHDEKFDMNTVYSVNISKGIKHINGWTASEDYSFEFKTHDGLWRPIDFPFVNADIDSSNIRFVSNPDGYALAVWSQIDGFDENKCPEYNIYASLWNKVSWENPQPIGIPGALCDGPSIFDVQASFSMDGRQATVLWAQSFDTEQGLPAFDIYSNCWNGTAWQGVKTVGTAGQRSIEASRYPGQLSLSYGPDGRAFATWLYWEFAEKNILSQIMYSVNDGDTWSDPEEVFPTCSDTVMEQQVGFDKNGHGMLIMKKLMGTASGIYASHYNGAVWGDAKSLGATGNSINMTFLSNGDVLAAWFGGYQYETSVIAYRWDSKTDRWESSGAIGNAYVEPFMKPAIAVGSTGDAVMAWKDGENRRSIFASRYNRNSWGLPQLLASPLEGIASNPEAAGCPNGDIFLIWWQRHIILNRYDLCVRKLDSDLGIWGDMQIIKSVESSDAPESLHVAVSPDSSAVLIWKQGGSLYSMIFD; encoded by the coding sequence GAATAACTCCTGCAAAGGCATCTGAGAATGTAAGCAGAAACGCTGAGATAATAGTTTTATTCAATATTGCCCCAGATCCTCTTACAATCAACAGGGATACATTTGTTGTCAAAGACGATTCCGGAAATGTCGTAGACGGTGAAATCGAATGCGATGGCAAAAAAATAAAGTTTAAACCGGCTTCACCTCTGATCTATGCAACGAGATATGATTTGGCAATAAAGACTGTGGTAAGAAACAAGACGGGTTTATCACTTGGCACAGATTTTAAATCATCATTTACAACCGAAGCCCCGGCCGGACTTAATGTCATTGCTACATCTCCCGCAGATAATGAGATGAATGTAAAACGGGATACAGCAGTAAAAATATACTTTGACAGCAAGCTGGACTCTTCAAGCATTTCTTCAGGTTCTGTTAACATCAAGAACAGGATCGGGAAAACAGTTAAAGTCAAAAGTGTTTTGGTTAGAGGAAATTGTTTAACCATGGAACATGATGAGAAGTTTGATATGAATACAGTATATTCTGTCAATATTTCAAAAGGAATAAAACATATTAACGGCTGGACAGCCTCAGAGGATTATTCTTTTGAATTCAAAACTCATGATGGCTTGTGGAGGCCTATAGATTTCCCATTTGTAAACGCTGATATCGACTCCTCAAATATAAGGTTTGTTTCAAATCCGGACGGGTATGCATTAGCCGTGTGGTCCCAGATCGACGGATTTGATGAAAACAAATGTCCTGAATATAATATTTATGCAAGTCTTTGGAATAAAGTATCCTGGGAAAATCCCCAGCCCATCGGAATACCGGGTGCCCTGTGTGACGGCCCTTCAATATTTGACGTTCAGGCTTCATTCAGCATGGATGGGCGCCAGGCAACAGTATTATGGGCTCAATCGTTTGATACTGAACAGGGCCTTCCTGCGTTCGATATCTATTCTAACTGTTGGAACGGAACAGCATGGCAGGGTGTTAAAACTGTAGGAACCGCCGGTCAACGCAGCATAGAGGCAAGCCGTTATCCCGGACAGCTCAGTTTGTCATATGGCCCTGATGGAAGGGCATTTGCAACATGGCTTTATTGGGAGTTTGCAGAGAAAAACATTCTTTCTCAAATAATGTACAGTGTAAATGATGGTGATACCTGGAGTGATCCTGAAGAGGTTTTCCCGACTTGCAGTGATACTGTTATGGAACAGCAGGTTGGTTTTGATAAAAACGGACATGGGATGCTGATAATGAAAAAATTAATGGGTACTGCTTCAGGTATATATGCCAGCCATTACAACGGGGCAGTATGGGGCGATGCAAAATCATTGGGAGCTACAGGAAACAGCATAAATATGACCTTTCTTTCGAACGGCGATGTCCTGGCTGCATGGTTTGGAGGATATCAATATGAGACATCGGTTATAGCATACCGTTGGGATAGCAAAACAGATAGATGGGAATCATCGGGAGCAATCGGAAACGCATATGTTGAACCATTCATGAAACCTGCGATCGCTGTCGGTTCAACTGGCGATGCTGTAATGGCATGGAAAGACGGTGAAAACAGAAGGAGTATTTTTGCATCACGATATAACCGGAATTCATGGGGCCTTCCGCAGCTGCTTGCATCGCCGCTAGAAGGCATTGCTTCAAATCCTGAAGCCGCCGGCTGTCCGAACGGTGATATATTCCTGATCTGGTGGCAGAGGCACATTATTCTTAACAGATACGACCTGTGTGTGAGAAAGCTGGATTCTGACCTGGGTATATGGGGAGATATGCAAATAATAAAGTCCGTAGAATCCAGCGATGCACCTGAATCCTTGCATGTGGCCGTAAGTCCGGATTCAAGTGCAGTCCTGATCTGGAAGCAGGGCGGCAGTTTATATTCAATGATATTTGATTAA
- a CDS encoding Ig-like domain-containing protein: MKCAKTRKIVIYSVFMTFIVLAVGCLRVNAVEPSDKATDVETDACVKVIFNMKPDSASVNAGTFILKDSSGKGVEGRISVSGKTAAFKPVSSLAPGSRYSVYVMKNIKDASGKELDMDYIFNFTTTGNIVASVDPADSSEGIPCGGIIKIFFSMDADPSTVNDSTIRLMDGSGNPVAGEVISNGRIAVFKPILRLSELEKYTLRVTTGVKDIKGRPITRDFTSSFTTRADSWSAPVRVNAEKEYAFSPHVSMDDNNNAFIFWWQYADSASAILRSDYQNGTLSTIPDVMSMTAFNQKYVDYPQVAMNKNGKAIAFWIELDGVLCRLFSSTYEAGKWGKPAAVSDAVGEINIAKAVVNDNGDAILAWLQTYEEDPSTTRVCFSILKNNIWSAPLSTGEPEGIPYEFQLAISRSGSAIIAWTEQCSINYVLTFGRIFKKEYNGESWGNTERINNYTYTTGSLLTSTTNPEIVMEENGDAIMVWCQQEKASTEVGDPYVKRIYKSERHNGVWDEKPSILSREGVDASRPKIAMNRLGDAQILWLEKEHMYGISRHEGFWDTYPEYIFTLSVCTGSDGAGYHMAMDNSGKVRILVSGYNIRGNQKAQIFRTEFARPQASVLTAISSPDSDALNLRLAADGRGNAIAVWEQKSDDGKPSVFMSEFR; encoded by the coding sequence ATGAAATGTGCAAAAACAAGGAAAATCGTAATCTATTCAGTTTTTATGACTTTCATTGTACTTGCTGTCGGGTGTCTGAGGGTAAATGCTGTAGAGCCTTCAGACAAGGCAACAGATGTTGAGACTGATGCATGCGTCAAGGTTATATTCAACATGAAACCTGATAGTGCGTCGGTTAATGCCGGAACGTTTATTCTGAAAGACAGCTCAGGAAAAGGCGTTGAAGGCAGAATATCGGTTTCAGGCAAAACTGCAGCGTTTAAACCTGTCTCAAGTCTGGCACCAGGAAGCAGATATTCAGTCTATGTAATGAAAAATATTAAAGACGCTTCAGGAAAAGAGCTGGATATGGATTACATATTCAACTTTACAACCACAGGAAATATCGTGGCATCTGTTGATCCGGCGGACAGTTCTGAGGGTATTCCATGCGGCGGCATAATAAAGATATTTTTCAGCATGGATGCCGATCCGTCAACCGTCAATGATTCAACTATCAGGCTTATGGACGGTTCCGGCAATCCGGTTGCCGGAGAAGTCATCTCCAACGGCAGGATAGCGGTTTTCAAACCCATACTGAGATTATCAGAGCTTGAAAAATATACTCTGAGGGTTACCACAGGGGTTAAAGATATCAAGGGAAGGCCTATTACAAGAGACTTTACATCATCATTTACAACCAGAGCCGATTCATGGAGTGCTCCTGTCAGGGTCAATGCTGAAAAGGAGTACGCTTTCAGCCCGCATGTCTCTATGGATGACAACAACAATGCATTCATCTTCTGGTGGCAGTATGCGGATTCAGCTTCAGCAATATTGAGAAGTGATTATCAGAACGGAACGCTTTCAACAATTCCGGATGTAATGAGCATGACTGCATTTAATCAAAAATATGTTGATTATCCGCAGGTCGCCATGAATAAAAACGGCAAGGCGATTGCTTTCTGGATCGAACTTGACGGTGTTTTATGCCGATTGTTCAGCAGCACGTATGAAGCGGGCAAATGGGGAAAGCCTGCAGCGGTAAGTGATGCCGTCGGGGAAATCAATATAGCAAAAGCAGTGGTAAACGATAATGGAGACGCCATATTGGCATGGCTCCAAACTTATGAGGAAGACCCTTCCACAACAAGGGTCTGCTTCAGTATTCTGAAGAATAACATCTGGAGTGCTCCTCTATCGACAGGTGAACCGGAAGGAATACCGTATGAATTTCAGTTAGCAATAAGCCGCAGCGGCAGTGCCATAATAGCATGGACAGAACAGTGCAGTATCAATTATGTACTGACATTCGGCCGTATTTTCAAGAAGGAGTACAACGGTGAAAGCTGGGGTAACACCGAAAGAATAAACAATTACACCTATACAACAGGCAGTTTACTGACTTCAACCACCAATCCTGAAATCGTAATGGAAGAAAACGGAGATGCCATTATGGTCTGGTGCCAGCAGGAAAAGGCATCAACCGAGGTCGGCGATCCATATGTGAAAAGGATATACAAGAGTGAGCGCCACAATGGAGTGTGGGACGAAAAGCCTTCAATACTGAGCAGGGAAGGTGTGGACGCATCACGCCCAAAGATTGCCATGAACCGCCTTGGTGATGCCCAGATATTATGGCTGGAAAAAGAACATATGTATGGCATCAGCCGACATGAAGGTTTCTGGGATACCTATCCTGAATATATCTTCACTCTGTCGGTCTGCACCGGATCTGACGGGGCCGGTTACCATATGGCTATGGATAACAGCGGTAAGGTCCGGATCCTTGTTTCAGGATATAATATCCGAGGAAACCAGAAAGCTCAGATATTCAGAACCGAATTTGCCAGGCCTCAGGCATCTGTGCTGACTGCAATAAGCAGTCCTGATTCGGATGCCTTGAATCTCAGGCTGGCAGCCGACGGCAGGGGTAATGCCATTGCGGTCTGGGAACAGAAATCGGATGATGGAAAACCATCGGTCTTTATGAGTGAATTCCGGTGA
- a CDS encoding Ig-like domain-containing protein has product MKKNYRNILTVVFLISVFLLGGCIKVISTDPADGSEGVPVNKTVRMVLNREVNPGTVNAGTLIVKDSSGSIIPGDIFCNGKEVFFTPQTLFAKGTKYSVTLKKQIKDMMGTGLKEYLFSFTTACSSPDPSLMPHVLSVSPSDGSTGIAFDAPVRVRFDTAVLGSSVNSKSFIVTDGEGTRINGNFSFSDDMKSLSFIPVNPFAFLTEYTVRLENKISSNKGIRLEKGISLSFTTEAEKKWNTPAAFMTDNGTFGGYADLAMDSNGNAIVAFVEVDNVKSWISRCEFRNGAWGEVQKISMSRNNAGAPKVVMNDNDEAIIVWTEWDKTYTGEDENPVYTQELFSSLYRNGEWSTPEIVQGMNNYISIALGNDGDAILAGYLLDDNFNILGLGIKEFRDGSWNNMPLKKIDTDEYNAINVQLEIDDSGDAIVTWLKDDNNDRPSFFMKRNSHIWTEPEEIKTDTFDKTIPILNRYGDNVADGILNCIFSWIIDPVRSGSDTSINIVRRDTTEENGYHLAKKGDSVFLAWREYFTAYQTYNKNRYYTYSAEYINGEWTVPMLATNMSICKLDIWNLARAFRLDIDGRGNAVMAWPQREDQSGTYWFRDYGCYRIFRNEYRSGIWNYESQQISTAGRYSDYPRVAMDRKGNAIIIWQEWDGSRWQLFKTEYR; this is encoded by the coding sequence ATGAAAAAAAATTATAGGAATATCCTGACAGTTGTTTTTTTAATATCAGTGTTTTTACTTGGCGGTTGTATAAAGGTGATAAGTACGGATCCTGCAGACGGTTCGGAAGGTGTACCGGTTAACAAGACTGTCCGCATGGTTCTCAACAGGGAAGTGAATCCCGGTACGGTCAATGCCGGGACACTGATTGTCAAAGACAGTTCCGGCAGTATTATCCCTGGAGATATTTTCTGTAACGGCAAAGAGGTATTTTTCACACCTCAAACCCTTTTTGCGAAGGGAACGAAGTATTCTGTCACGTTAAAAAAACAGATTAAAGACATGATGGGTACAGGTCTTAAAGAGTATTTGTTTTCATTTACCACTGCATGTTCGTCTCCGGATCCGTCGTTGATGCCTCATGTATTATCTGTATCGCCTTCTGACGGTTCTACCGGCATAGCCTTTGATGCACCTGTCAGGGTGAGGTTCGACACTGCCGTTCTCGGATCATCGGTAAATTCAAAAAGCTTTATTGTAACAGATGGTGAGGGTACAAGAATAAATGGTAATTTTTCTTTCAGCGACGACATGAAAAGTCTTTCATTCATACCTGTCAATCCTTTTGCTTTCCTGACAGAATACACTGTACGGCTTGAAAATAAGATTTCCAGCAATAAGGGAATACGGCTTGAAAAGGGTATAAGCCTTTCTTTTACAACGGAAGCAGAAAAGAAGTGGAACACGCCGGCAGCATTCATGACGGATAATGGTACATTTGGAGGTTATGCTGATCTGGCCATGGACAGTAACGGAAATGCAATAGTTGCTTTTGTCGAGGTTGACAATGTTAAGAGCTGGATCAGCAGGTGCGAATTCAGGAACGGGGCATGGGGGGAAGTTCAAAAAATAAGCATGTCACGGAATAATGCCGGTGCTCCGAAAGTCGTTATGAACGACAACGATGAAGCAATAATCGTCTGGACCGAGTGGGACAAAACATATACAGGGGAAGATGAAAATCCTGTTTATACGCAGGAACTTTTCAGCAGCTTGTACAGAAACGGAGAATGGAGTACTCCTGAAATTGTTCAGGGAATGAATAATTATATTTCTATTGCACTCGGTAATGACGGAGATGCCATTCTTGCCGGTTACCTTCTCGATGATAACTTCAATATTCTTGGATTGGGCATAAAGGAATTCAGAGACGGCTCGTGGAACAACATGCCTCTGAAAAAGATCGACACGGATGAATATAATGCCATAAATGTCCAGCTTGAGATTGATGATTCAGGCGATGCGATTGTAACATGGCTCAAGGATGACAACAATGACCGCCCGTCATTCTTCATGAAGAGGAACAGCCACATATGGACCGAACCTGAAGAAATAAAAACCGATACTTTCGATAAGACTATTCCCATATTGAATCGTTATGGAGATAATGTAGCCGACGGCATTCTGAACTGTATATTCTCGTGGATTATTGATCCCGTAAGGTCCGGCAGTGATACGAGCATCAATATTGTCAGAAGAGATACTACAGAGGAAAACGGCTATCACCTGGCGAAAAAAGGGGATTCTGTATTTCTTGCCTGGAGAGAATATTTTACAGCTTATCAGACTTACAATAAAAACCGTTATTATACTTACAGCGCCGAATACATCAACGGTGAATGGACAGTTCCGATGCTTGCAACAAATATGTCAATTTGCAAGCTTGATATCTGGAACCTTGCCAGAGCTTTCCGGCTTGATATAGACGGCAGGGGCAATGCGGTTATGGCTTGGCCTCAGAGGGAGGACCAGTCTGGAACCTACTGGTTCAGGGACTATGGCTGCTACAGGATATTCAGAAACGAATACAGGAGCGGGATATGGAATTACGAATCACAACAGATAAGCACGGCAGGTAGATATTCCGATTATCCCAGAGTTGCAATGGACAGGAAGGGAAATGCCATAATCATCTGGCAGGAATGGGACGGCAGCAGATGGCAGTTGTTCAAGACCGAGTACAGGTGA